In Streptomyces sp. SID8374, one genomic interval encodes:
- a CDS encoding DMT family transporter — protein MSAPCQQPAAPPAASVPPLPPAPATRRPAVDWRIRFAALSLIWGFSFLLIKVGTQGFAPFQVTLGRLLAGTAVLAVAMAVRRERLPRSARTWGHITVAAFFLNALPFSLFSYAELTIPSTLAGICNATSPLWGMALSVVALSEDRPTRRRVAGLGIGFLGVLTVLGAWQGFSGLDLPGTAMALLASFSYAVGWIYVRRTLAGTGSSTLTLTGSQLFIGTLQLAVVTPMFTSAPDSFPLLPTLSVLALGALGTGLAVLLQYGLVQEVGPTTGQMVTYFIPVIATAAGVALLGEQLSWNTPVGAVIVLAGAALTQSRPSAGARPRTRPRTEAGHAKRLSRT, from the coding sequence ATGAGCGCCCCCTGCCAGCAGCCCGCCGCCCCTCCGGCCGCCTCCGTTCCGCCTCTCCCACCTGCTCCTGCCACCCGGCGCCCGGCCGTGGACTGGCGGATCCGGTTCGCCGCGCTCTCCCTGATCTGGGGGTTCAGCTTCCTGCTCATCAAGGTGGGCACCCAGGGGTTCGCACCGTTCCAGGTCACGCTCGGCCGACTGCTGGCCGGGACCGCCGTCCTGGCCGTCGCGATGGCGGTGCGCCGGGAGCGGCTGCCGCGCTCGGCCCGGACCTGGGGGCACATCACCGTGGCGGCGTTCTTCCTCAACGCGCTGCCGTTCTCTCTCTTCTCCTACGCCGAGCTGACGATCCCCTCCACCCTCGCCGGGATCTGCAACGCGACCTCACCACTGTGGGGCATGGCCCTCTCGGTGGTCGCCCTCTCCGAGGACCGCCCGACCCGCCGCCGGGTCGCGGGCCTGGGCATCGGGTTCCTGGGGGTGCTGACGGTCCTGGGCGCCTGGCAGGGCTTCTCCGGCCTGGACCTGCCGGGCACGGCGATGGCGCTGCTGGCCTCGTTCAGCTACGCGGTCGGCTGGATCTACGTCCGCCGTACGCTGGCCGGGACCGGCTCCTCGACACTGACGCTCACCGGCAGCCAGCTCTTCATCGGGACGCTGCAACTGGCGGTGGTGACACCGATGTTCACCTCGGCCCCGGACTCGTTCCCGCTGCTGCCCACGCTGTCGGTCCTGGCGCTCGGCGCGCTCGGTACGGGGTTGGCCGTGCTGCTCCAGTACGGGCTGGTCCAGGAGGTCGGCCCGACGACCGGCCAGATGGTCACGTACTTCATCCCGGTGATCGCCACGGCGGCGGGCGTCGCCCTGCTCGGCGAGCAGCTGAGCTGGAACACCCCGGTGGGCGCGGTGATCGTGCTGGCCGGGGCGGCCCTCACCCAGAGCCGGCCGTCGGCGGGCGCGCGGCCCCGCACACGACCCCGCACGGAGGCAGGCCATGCAAAGCGCCTCAGCCGTACGTAA
- a CDS encoding pyridoxamine 5'-phosphate oxidase family protein has translation MTDTQRRGRRIMMTPEERDAYLGEQRTCRVATLAADGPPHIGALWFVWDGTSLWLYSITRSLRWSQLRKDPRIAVVVDDGVEYDELRGVELSGTAEFVGEAPRTGEPCAELDVPERLFPAKYFGMEEMPHDGRHAWLRLTPDTITSWDFRKLADLAR, from the coding sequence ATGACCGACACCCAGCGCCGCGGTCGCCGGATCATGATGACCCCCGAGGAGCGGGACGCCTACCTCGGCGAGCAGCGCACCTGCCGGGTCGCCACCCTCGCCGCCGACGGCCCGCCGCACATCGGCGCGCTCTGGTTCGTCTGGGACGGCACCTCGCTCTGGCTGTACTCCATCACCCGCAGCCTGCGCTGGTCCCAGCTGCGCAAGGACCCGCGGATCGCGGTCGTGGTCGACGACGGGGTGGAGTACGACGAGCTGCGCGGCGTGGAGCTGTCCGGCACGGCGGAGTTCGTCGGCGAGGCTCCGCGCACGGGTGAGCCGTGCGCCGAACTCGACGTACCGGAACGGCTGTTCCCCGCGAAATACTTCGGGATGGAGGAGATGCCGCACGACGGGCGGCACGCCTGGCTGCGGCTCACTCCGGACACCATCACCTCGTGGGACTTCCGCAAACTGGCGGACCTGGCCCGGTAG
- a CDS encoding LysR family transcriptional regulator — protein MLNLERLRTLDALARHGSVSGAAGGLHVTTSAVSQQMAKLEREVGQQLLARNGRGVRLTDAGRLLAGHAARILSQVELAQSDIEAQRGEVVGEVTLSAFPTAARGLLPATLTSLRADHPELKVRTRELEPEQGLQAVLRGDVDVAVALDWSNKRLPVPGGLTKAELLDDAPDIAMPAGHPLAGRAEVELEDFAQDEWVSWPEGEFCYEWLMFTLRSRGIEPRISHLAGEHHTQLALIAAGFGVCVAPRLGRGPVPEGVALVPVRQTMRRHIHAVWRTDADRRPSVRAAVDALRAAGERVVAGASAEVTTGAFAAG, from the coding sequence ATGTTGAATCTGGAGCGGTTGCGCACCCTCGACGCCCTCGCCCGGCACGGCTCGGTGAGCGGAGCCGCCGGGGGGCTGCATGTCACCACCTCGGCGGTCTCGCAGCAGATGGCCAAGCTGGAGCGCGAGGTCGGGCAGCAGCTGCTCGCCAGGAACGGGCGCGGCGTCCGCCTCACCGACGCGGGCCGGCTGCTCGCGGGCCACGCCGCGCGCATCCTGTCGCAGGTGGAGCTGGCCCAGTCCGACATCGAGGCCCAGCGCGGCGAGGTGGTCGGCGAGGTGACGCTCTCCGCGTTCCCCACGGCCGCGCGCGGACTGCTGCCCGCCACCCTCACGTCCCTGCGCGCCGACCATCCGGAACTGAAAGTACGTACGCGGGAGTTGGAGCCCGAGCAAGGGCTGCAAGCGGTGCTGCGGGGCGATGTCGACGTGGCCGTGGCCCTCGACTGGAGCAACAAGCGGCTGCCCGTCCCCGGCGGGCTGACCAAGGCCGAACTCCTCGACGACGCACCGGACATCGCCATGCCGGCCGGCCATCCGCTGGCCGGCCGGGCCGAAGTGGAGCTGGAGGACTTCGCGCAGGACGAGTGGGTCTCCTGGCCCGAGGGTGAATTCTGTTACGAGTGGCTCATGTTCACCCTGCGCTCCCGGGGCATCGAACCGCGCATCTCCCACCTGGCCGGTGAGCACCATACGCAACTCGCCCTGATCGCCGCAGGGTTCGGCGTCTGCGTCGCGCCGAGGCTGGGGCGTGGCCCCGTTCCCGAGGGGGTCGCCCTGGTGCCGGTGCGCCAGACCATGCGCCGCCACATCCACGCCGTCTGGCGCACGGACGCCGACCGCCGCCCTTCCGTACGGGCCGCGGTCGACGCGCTGCGGGCGGCGGGGGAGCGGGTGGTGGCCGGAGCCTCCGCCGAGGTGACCACCGGGGCTTTCGCCGCCGGGTGA
- a CDS encoding pyridoxamine 5'-phosphate oxidase family protein → MQDTAPATATGPGVAAPYTPTDRTVPTRAKERASYDRELVHSILDATYLCHLGFVRDGAPVVLPTMYGRVGERLYVHGSTGSRPLRNTRAADPGLPVCLTVTHVDALVLARSAFHHSLNYRSVVVHGTATAVTDPEERRIALDAIVDQAVLGRSRDARPANAKELAATAVIRLDLDEVSAKARTGGPTDEPEDLTLPHWTGIVPVTRGYAEPVPAEDLDPAVDVPDYLRAL, encoded by the coding sequence ATGCAGGACACCGCACCGGCCACCGCCACGGGCCCCGGCGTCGCCGCCCCGTACACGCCCACCGACCGCACGGTCCCCACCCGGGCCAAGGAACGCGCCTCGTACGACCGCGAGCTGGTCCACTCGATACTCGACGCGACCTACCTCTGCCACCTCGGCTTCGTCCGGGACGGGGCACCGGTCGTACTGCCGACCATGTACGGCCGGGTCGGCGAGCGTCTGTACGTCCACGGGTCGACCGGCTCCCGCCCGCTGCGGAACACCCGGGCGGCGGACCCCGGGCTGCCGGTCTGCCTGACCGTCACCCATGTCGACGCCCTGGTGCTGGCCCGGTCCGCCTTCCACCACTCGCTGAACTACCGCTCCGTGGTGGTCCACGGCACCGCCACCGCCGTGACCGACCCCGAGGAGCGGCGCATCGCCCTCGACGCGATCGTCGACCAGGCCGTCCTGGGCCGCTCCCGGGACGCGCGCCCGGCCAACGCCAAGGAGCTGGCCGCCACGGCGGTGATCCGGCTGGACCTGGACGAGGTCTCGGCGAAGGCCCGCACCGGGGGCCCCACCGACGAACCGGAGGACCTCACCCTCCCCCACTGGACCGGGATCGTGCCGGTCACCCGGGGCTACGCGGAGCCGGTCCCGGCGGAAGACCTGGACCCGGCCGTCGACGTACCGGACTACCTCCGCGCGCTCTGA
- a CDS encoding cysteine hydrolase: MASRESQERLAALLAPDTTVLLTVECQQGVVGPDSALPELAAAARSSGALDNIARLVAAAHEGGVQVMHAIAESRPDGRGANRNARLFRAAARLPVQQHTGTTAVRVAAPIQVADEDLVVRRLHGLSPLAGTDVDALLRNLGCRTLVVTGVSANVAIPNAVFDAVNLGYTAVVPSDAIAGVPAEYTPAMIRNTLALVATIATTDDILGRWKAPRRRSGATPR; the protein is encoded by the coding sequence GTGGCGTCCAGGGAATCCCAGGAACGGCTCGCCGCGCTGCTGGCCCCCGACACCACCGTACTGCTGACCGTCGAATGCCAGCAGGGTGTCGTGGGGCCGGACAGCGCCCTGCCCGAACTCGCCGCGGCCGCCCGCTCCTCGGGCGCCCTCGACAACATCGCCCGGCTGGTCGCCGCCGCCCACGAGGGCGGGGTCCAGGTCATGCACGCCATCGCCGAGAGCCGCCCCGACGGACGCGGCGCCAATCGCAACGCCCGGCTCTTCCGCGCCGCCGCCCGGCTCCCCGTCCAGCAGCACACCGGCACCACCGCCGTACGGGTCGCGGCACCCATCCAGGTCGCGGACGAGGACCTCGTCGTACGACGGCTGCACGGGCTCTCGCCGCTCGCCGGTACCGACGTGGACGCCCTGCTGCGCAACCTCGGCTGCCGCACGCTCGTCGTCACCGGGGTCTCGGCCAACGTCGCGATCCCCAACGCCGTCTTCGACGCCGTGAACCTCGGCTACACGGCCGTCGTCCCCTCCGACGCGATCGCGGGGGTGCCCGCCGAGTACACCCCCGCCATGATCCGCAACACCCTCGCCCTGGTCGCCACCATCGCCACCACCGACGACATCCTGGGCCGCTGGAAGGCGCCCCGCAGGCGGTCCGGCGCTACGCCAAGGTGA
- a CDS encoding EamA family transporter → MHASRGTQKRSAGLGLALLSAFAFGGSGVAAKPLIEAGLDPLHVVWLRVAGAAVIMLPVAWRHRNLVRERPALLAGFGLFAVAGVQACYFAAISRIPVGVALLVEYLAPALVLGWVRFVQRRPVTRAAAVGVVLAVGGLACVVEVWAGLSFDALGLLLALGAACCQVGYFVLSDHGGQEAKGGDGRRAEPPHPLGVIAYGLIVGALVLTVVARPWGMDWSLLGGTAGMNGNGVPAWLLLGWIVLIATVLAYASGVVSVRMLSPQVAGVVACLEAVIATVLAWVLLGEHLSAPQLIGGFVVLAGAFIAQSAAPKPPSGPVAAGAGAAAAATESELSAGRAPH, encoded by the coding sequence ATGCACGCGTCTCGGGGTACTCAGAAACGAAGCGCCGGCCTGGGGCTCGCCCTGCTCTCGGCCTTCGCTTTCGGCGGCTCGGGGGTCGCCGCCAAGCCGCTGATCGAAGCGGGCCTCGACCCGCTGCACGTGGTGTGGCTCCGGGTGGCGGGCGCCGCCGTGATCATGCTGCCGGTCGCCTGGCGCCACCGGAATCTGGTACGTGAACGGCCCGCCCTGCTCGCCGGGTTCGGGCTCTTCGCCGTGGCCGGGGTACAGGCCTGCTACTTCGCCGCGATCTCCCGTATCCCGGTCGGGGTGGCGCTCCTCGTCGAGTATCTGGCCCCCGCGCTCGTCCTCGGCTGGGTCCGGTTCGTCCAGCGCAGGCCCGTCACCCGGGCCGCCGCCGTCGGCGTGGTCCTGGCCGTCGGCGGCCTCGCCTGCGTCGTCGAGGTCTGGGCCGGGCTCAGCTTCGACGCCCTCGGGCTGCTCCTCGCCCTCGGTGCCGCCTGCTGCCAGGTCGGCTACTTCGTCCTCTCCGACCACGGCGGCCAGGAGGCCAAGGGCGGTGACGGGCGGCGCGCCGAGCCTCCGCACCCGCTCGGCGTCATCGCGTACGGGCTGATCGTCGGCGCCCTCGTCCTCACCGTCGTGGCCCGCCCGTGGGGCATGGACTGGTCGCTCCTCGGCGGAACCGCGGGCATGAACGGCAACGGGGTCCCCGCCTGGCTGCTTCTCGGCTGGATCGTGCTGATCGCCACCGTGCTCGCGTACGCCAGTGGCGTCGTCTCCGTCCGGATGCTCTCGCCGCAGGTCGCCGGGGTCGTCGCCTGCCTGGAGGCGGTCATCGCGACCGTGCTGGCCTGGGTCCTCCTCGGCGAGCACCTCTCCGCCCCGCAGCTCATCGGCGGCTTCGTCGTCCTGGCCGGTGCGTTCATCGCTCAGTCGGCCGCCCCGAAACCGCCGTCGGGGCCCGTCGCCGCAGGGGCGGGGGCGGCGGCCGCCGCCACCGAGAGCGAGTTGTCCGCCGGGCGGGCCCCGCATTAG
- a CDS encoding aminotransferase class I/II-fold pyridoxal phosphate-dependent enzyme — MLGEYRISGRRASEIAASVERGVGSGELPPGHVLPPMRELAARLEVNPNTVAAAYRTLRERGVIETAGRRGSRVRPRPASTSRGSLRIEAPPGVRDLGEGNPDPALLPALGLALAVAAAVDAEHPGLYGEAPVVPEFAAYARNAMDADGVPEGPIAVTSGSLDAIERVLAAHLRPGDAVAVEDPGWGSVLDLVPALGLHAVPVGLDDDGPLVADVERVLRAGARALVVTDRAQNPTGASVSADRARELKAVLARHPDVLLIEDDHGHAIVDLPLHPLAGTTDHWAFVRSAAKAYGPDLRVAVLTGDAVTVDRVAGRQRLGPGWVSRLLQRTVLHLWTTDAVDTAAVARSYGERRDALVHALAERGVTAYGRSGMNVWVPVSDETGAIARLLHAGWAVAPGARFRVRTPQAVRLTVSPLTASDIVPLADAVAAAAGPARPVTYG, encoded by the coding sequence GTGCTAGGAGAGTATCGGATCAGTGGGCGGCGCGCATCGGAAATCGCCGCTAGTGTGGAGCGCGGGGTCGGTTCCGGAGAGCTCCCGCCCGGTCATGTGCTGCCCCCGATGCGGGAGTTGGCCGCGCGTCTGGAGGTCAACCCGAACACGGTGGCCGCCGCCTACCGGACGCTGCGCGAGCGCGGGGTCATCGAGACGGCGGGCCGCCGGGGGAGCCGGGTGCGGCCGCGTCCGGCCAGCACTTCGCGCGGCTCCTTGCGCATCGAGGCGCCGCCGGGCGTACGTGACCTCGGCGAGGGCAACCCCGATCCGGCCCTGCTGCCCGCGCTCGGCCTGGCGCTCGCCGTGGCCGCAGCGGTCGACGCCGAGCACCCCGGGCTGTACGGGGAGGCGCCCGTGGTCCCGGAGTTCGCCGCGTACGCGCGTAACGCGATGGACGCCGACGGGGTGCCCGAGGGGCCCATCGCGGTGACCTCGGGCTCCCTCGACGCCATCGAGAGGGTGCTCGCGGCGCACCTGAGGCCCGGCGACGCGGTGGCGGTGGAGGACCCGGGGTGGGGCAGCGTCCTCGACCTCGTACCGGCACTCGGGCTGCACGCCGTACCGGTCGGGCTGGACGACGACGGTCCTCTCGTAGCGGATGTGGAGCGGGTGCTGCGGGCCGGGGCGCGGGCGCTCGTCGTCACCGACCGGGCGCAGAACCCGACCGGCGCCTCGGTCAGCGCCGACCGCGCCCGGGAGCTGAAAGCCGTGCTCGCCCGCCACCCCGACGTGCTGCTGATCGAGGACGACCACGGCCACGCCATCGTCGACCTGCCGCTGCACCCGCTGGCCGGAACCACGGACCACTGGGCCTTCGTCCGCTCGGCGGCCAAGGCGTACGGGCCCGACCTGCGGGTCGCCGTGCTCACCGGCGACGCGGTCACGGTCGACCGGGTCGCGGGCCGCCAGCGGCTGGGGCCCGGCTGGGTCAGCCGGCTGCTCCAGCGCACCGTGCTCCACCTGTGGACCACGGACGCCGTCGACACCGCCGCCGTCGCCCGGTCGTACGGGGAGCGGCGCGACGCCCTCGTACACGCCTTGGCGGAGCGCGGGGTGACGGCTTACGGGCGCAGCGGGATGAACGTGTGGGTGCCCGTCAGCGACGAGACCGGGGCCATCGCCCGGCTGCTCCACGCGGGGTGGGCGGTGGCGCCTGGGGCGCGCTTCCGGGTGCGCACGCCCCAGGCGGTGCGCCTCACCGTGTCTCCGCTGACCGCGTCGGACATCGTGCCGCTGGCGGATGCGGTGGCAGCGGCGGCCGGACCCGCGCGGCCGGTCACGTACGGCTGA
- a CDS encoding Rieske (2Fe-2S) protein, translating into MSAAQERRTLLERRTVVLAVGAAGASAALTACGGSDGSGGGESVEQPGSGGADGAVLAKTADIPEGGGVVFAAQKVVVTQPSAGEFKAFSATCTHQGCAVKDVVDNVITCPCHNSTFDAATGSPTGGPATQALPAREISVAGDSITLA; encoded by the coding sequence CCGGACCCTCCTCGAACGCCGCACCGTCGTCCTGGCCGTAGGGGCAGCCGGGGCGTCCGCCGCACTCACCGCGTGCGGGGGTTCGGACGGGTCGGGCGGCGGGGAGTCGGTCGAACAGCCGGGGAGCGGCGGGGCGGACGGGGCCGTCCTGGCGAAAACGGCGGACATCCCCGAGGGCGGTGGAGTCGTCTTCGCCGCGCAGAAGGTCGTGGTGACCCAGCCGAGCGCCGGTGAGTTCAAGGCGTTCTCGGCCACGTGCACCCACCAGGGCTGTGCGGTGAAGGATGTCGTGGACAACGTCATCACCTGCCCCTGCCACAATTCCACGTTCGACGCGGCGACCGGCAGCCCCACGGGCGGGCCCGCCACCCAGGCGCTGCCCGCGCGGGAGATCTCGGTGGCGGGCGACTCGATCACCTTGGCGTAG
- a CDS encoding EamA family transporter, giving the protein MSLPAVSALPVGRSLLYLVVAGVAWGTAGAAASLIFRVSDLGPLALSFWRCAGGLVLLAGALALRPRRAPRRPEPRRRLLRFLGTGIGLTVFQSAYFAAVEVTGLAVGTVVTLGAGPVLIAVGARLMLGERLGKGGLAAVTGALTGLAVLVLGGEGGDVVPAGVLLALLSASGYAAITLLTRWLGRDGGGGDALTTSAWAFGIGAVGLLPMAAVEGLVPHTAQTGQVLWLLVYVAAVPTALAYALYFAGAAAVRSATVSVIMLLEPVSAALIAVTVLRERLTAATVVGTLLLLAAVAGLALAEARGAAVTRRREAEAVAV; this is encoded by the coding sequence ATGTCCCTTCCCGCTGTTTCCGCGCTGCCCGTCGGGCGGAGCCTGCTGTATCTCGTCGTCGCCGGAGTCGCCTGGGGCACCGCCGGTGCGGCCGCCTCCCTGATCTTCCGGGTCAGCGATCTCGGCCCCCTCGCCCTGTCCTTCTGGCGCTGCGCCGGCGGTCTCGTCCTGCTGGCCGGAGCGCTCGCCCTGCGCCCCCGCCGCGCACCCCGGCGACCCGAGCCCCGCCGCCGACTGCTGCGCTTCCTCGGTACGGGCATCGGTCTCACCGTGTTCCAGAGCGCGTACTTCGCGGCCGTCGAGGTCACGGGCCTCGCCGTCGGTACCGTCGTCACGCTCGGCGCCGGGCCCGTCCTGATCGCCGTCGGCGCACGGCTGATGCTGGGCGAACGCCTCGGCAAGGGCGGCCTGGCCGCCGTGACCGGGGCCCTGACGGGCCTGGCCGTGCTGGTCCTGGGCGGCGAGGGCGGCGATGTCGTCCCGGCCGGGGTGCTGCTCGCGCTCCTGTCCGCCTCCGGATACGCGGCGATCACCCTGCTCACCCGATGGCTGGGGCGGGACGGTGGCGGTGGTGACGCGCTGACCACCAGCGCCTGGGCGTTCGGCATCGGAGCGGTCGGGCTGCTGCCCATGGCGGCGGTCGAGGGCCTCGTACCGCACACCGCCCAGACGGGGCAGGTGCTGTGGCTGCTCGTCTACGTCGCGGCCGTACCCACCGCGCTCGCGTACGCGCTGTACTTCGCCGGGGCCGCCGCCGTCCGCTCGGCCACCGTCTCCGTGATCATGCTCCTGGAGCCGGTGAGCGCCGCGCTCATCGCGGTGACCGTGCTGCGGGAGCGGCTGACGGCGGCCACCGTTGTCGGCACCCTGCTCCTGCTGGCCGCCGTGGCCGGGCTGGCCCTGGCCGAGGCGCGGGGCGCCGCGGTCACGCGCCGGCGGGAGGCCGAGGCGGTGGCGGTGTAG